From the genome of Geothrix sp. 21YS21S-4, one region includes:
- a CDS encoding ATP synthase F0 subunit B: MALLELANLTLRSPEGGGPVARILAQMPDPMRPDVPALLFVIVLLVGLYFYLRAVFFQPITKVMEDRERDLTAGGDAKAQAAAALDARQKDYQARLKDLRARAFERRKALADAAGQEKQRLLDEARTQALADRRAATESLAAQQAEAKRNLLAQVDALSESMAQTLLKQA; the protein is encoded by the coding sequence GTGGCGCTGCTGGAACTGGCGAATCTGACGCTCCGATCCCCCGAGGGAGGCGGGCCCGTCGCGCGCATCCTGGCCCAGATGCCGGATCCCATGCGGCCGGACGTGCCGGCGCTCCTGTTCGTGATCGTCCTTCTGGTGGGGCTCTACTTCTACCTCCGCGCGGTGTTCTTCCAGCCCATCACGAAGGTGATGGAGGACCGCGAGCGCGACCTGACGGCCGGCGGGGACGCCAAGGCCCAGGCCGCCGCCGCGCTGGACGCCCGTCAGAAGGACTACCAGGCCCGCCTGAAGGACCTGCGCGCGCGGGCCTTCGAGCGCCGCAAGGCCCTGGCGGATGCCGCGGGACAGGAGAAGCAGCGGCTCCTCGACGAGGCGAGGACGCAGGCGTTGGCCGATCGCCGGGCCGCCACGGAATCGCTGGCTGCCCAGCAGGCCGAGGCCAAGCGGAACCTGCTGGCCCAGGTGGACGCCCTCTCCGAGTCCATGGCCCAGACCCTTCTGAAGCAGGCCTGA
- a CDS encoding nuclear transport factor 2 family protein: MRPLLSCLLVPALSIAASAQVVGPEAVVQRQIEAFNAHDLEAFLAVFGEKVEATDLPGSQVVPQGKSRLRELYAERLRRNPQLHASVLERMVSGNFVIQRERISGRTDKPDLEAVVIYQIEDNAIRRMWTLG, from the coding sequence ATGCGTCCCCTCCTCTCATGCCTGCTCGTTCCGGCCCTTTCCATCGCGGCGTCCGCCCAGGTCGTGGGCCCCGAGGCCGTCGTCCAGCGCCAGATCGAGGCCTTCAATGCCCACGATCTGGAGGCCTTCCTGGCCGTGTTCGGGGAAAAGGTGGAGGCGACGGATCTCCCCGGAAGCCAGGTGGTGCCCCAGGGCAAGTCGCGCCTCCGGGAGCTCTACGCCGAGCGGCTCCGGCGGAACCCCCAGCTCCACGCCAGCGTGCTGGAGCGGATGGTCTCCGGCAACTTCGTCATCCAGCGCGAGCGGATCTCGGGGCGCACGGACAAGCCGGACCTGGAGGCGGTGGTGATCTACCAGATCGAGGACAACGCGATCCGGCGGATGTGGACGCTGGGGTAG
- the der gene encoding ribosome biogenesis GTPase Der, with protein sequence MKLPLVALCGRPNVGKSTLFNRLTRSRAALVHDLPGMTRDRSYGRVTCLSEEGDAEEVFELVDTGGLDFEGDDVITQGITRLAEAALNEAHVAILLVDGHDGLTAGDEEIAARLRRQGKPVLLVVNKLDGMKGGAPDGGFYGMGFDTILAISAAHGSGVPELIDAVRARLPFHRTPEEAETHELADELRFALIGRPNVGKSSLTNRLLGYERSLVSEVAGTTRDTVDTVFEVKDKIYRMIDTAGIRKKGKTHEGAEKLSILKAKQAMARADVSLLLLDAVEGATHQDAVIAGYAQEAGAAVILVVNKWDLVEKDTYTIYSAEEDLRRSLGFLHHAPMIFLSALTGQRVSKLFGMIDQLAAAHARRIPTGELNRFLRESVATMSPHAVDGKLPKLYFMTQVGVRPPSFVIKTNTDRGLHFSYVRYLENRLRDQFGLAGVPLRLSIQKKQKGEGEEGETAAVRRILDPGEGLKPSRSNEALRTQREEKTKARPRRSTSAQETKAGSPPHRRKSTKRS encoded by the coding sequence ATGAAACTGCCGCTCGTCGCCCTCTGCGGACGCCCCAACGTGGGGAAGTCCACCCTTTTCAATCGGCTCACCCGCAGCCGCGCGGCCCTGGTCCACGACCTGCCGGGCATGACCCGAGACCGGAGCTACGGCCGCGTCACCTGCCTCAGCGAGGAAGGCGACGCGGAGGAAGTCTTCGAGCTGGTGGACACCGGCGGCCTGGATTTCGAGGGCGACGACGTCATCACCCAGGGCATCACCCGCCTGGCGGAAGCGGCCCTGAACGAGGCCCACGTGGCCATCCTGCTGGTGGACGGCCATGACGGCCTGACCGCGGGCGACGAGGAGATCGCCGCCCGCCTCCGCCGCCAGGGGAAGCCGGTGCTGCTGGTGGTGAACAAGCTGGACGGAATGAAGGGCGGCGCGCCCGACGGCGGATTCTACGGGATGGGCTTCGACACCATCCTCGCCATCTCCGCGGCCCACGGTTCCGGCGTGCCCGAGCTGATCGACGCCGTCCGCGCGCGCCTTCCCTTCCATCGCACGCCCGAAGAGGCCGAGACCCACGAGCTGGCGGACGAACTGCGCTTCGCCCTCATCGGCCGTCCCAACGTGGGCAAGTCGTCCCTCACCAACCGCCTCCTGGGCTACGAGCGCAGCCTGGTGAGCGAAGTCGCGGGCACCACGCGGGACACGGTGGACACGGTCTTCGAAGTGAAGGACAAGATCTACCGGATGATCGACACGGCGGGCATCCGCAAGAAGGGCAAGACCCACGAAGGCGCGGAAAAGCTCAGCATCCTCAAGGCCAAGCAGGCCATGGCGCGCGCCGACGTGAGCCTCCTCCTCCTGGACGCCGTGGAGGGCGCCACCCACCAGGACGCGGTCATCGCGGGCTACGCACAGGAGGCCGGCGCCGCCGTCATCCTCGTGGTGAACAAGTGGGACCTGGTGGAGAAGGACACCTACACCATCTACAGCGCCGAAGAGGATCTCCGCCGCAGCCTGGGGTTCCTGCACCACGCCCCGATGATCTTCCTGTCGGCCCTCACCGGACAGCGCGTGTCCAAACTGTTCGGGATGATCGACCAGTTGGCCGCGGCCCACGCCAGGCGCATCCCCACCGGCGAGCTGAACCGCTTCCTGCGCGAATCCGTCGCAACCATGAGCCCCCACGCCGTGGACGGCAAGCTCCCCAAGCTCTACTTCATGACCCAGGTGGGCGTGAGGCCGCCCAGTTTCGTCATCAAGACCAACACCGACCGCGGCCTCCACTTCAGCTACGTGCGGTACCTGGAGAACCGCCTGCGCGACCAGTTCGGGCTGGCGGGCGTCCCCCTGCGCCTCAGCATCCAGAAGAAACAAAAGGGAGAAGGCGAGGAAGGCGAGACCGCCGCCGTCCGCCGGATCCTCGATCCGGGCGAGGGGCTCAAGCCTTCGCGGAGCAACGAGGCGCTTCGGACCCAGCGGGAGGAGAAGACCAAGGCCCGCCCGCGAAGGTCGACTTCCGCCCAGGAAACGAAAGCCGGAAGCCCTCCGCACCGCCGCAAATCTACCAAACGCTCCTGA
- a CDS encoding alpha-ketoacid dehydrogenase subunit beta codes for MTAFSGTYVEAIRQALHDAMEADPRVCCLGEDIGVYGGAFRATEGLLERFGAARVIDTPISEQAIAGAAIGAALMGQRPVAEFQFMDFALLASDLIVNFAAKAHWRWGATVPTVFRGPSGAGNGGGPFHSQNPEGHFLGSPGLKVVAPGTVRDAYALLRAAIEDPDPVLFLEHKHLYRRLKDQWEEPPAARLGEAALRRDGARACVVTYGAAQHAALEALADLDVAVLDLRTLWPLDEEAVATLAKRTHRVLVLTEASLNYGPGAELAARIGETCFGWLDAPVMRLGAADTPVPASSPLEAAYLPGPAQIRAGLDRLLAW; via the coding sequence GTGACCGCCTTCTCCGGCACCTACGTCGAGGCGATCCGCCAGGCGCTCCACGACGCGATGGAGGCCGATCCCCGGGTCTGCTGCCTGGGCGAGGACATCGGCGTCTACGGCGGGGCCTTCCGCGCCACCGAGGGCCTGCTGGAACGCTTCGGCGCAGCGCGCGTGATCGACACGCCCATCTCCGAGCAGGCCATCGCGGGCGCGGCCATCGGCGCCGCGCTGATGGGGCAGCGGCCCGTGGCGGAGTTCCAGTTCATGGACTTCGCCCTCCTGGCGTCGGACCTCATCGTGAACTTCGCGGCCAAGGCCCACTGGCGCTGGGGCGCCACCGTCCCCACCGTGTTCCGCGGCCCGAGCGGCGCCGGGAACGGCGGCGGCCCCTTCCACAGCCAGAATCCGGAGGGCCACTTCCTGGGCAGCCCGGGGCTCAAGGTGGTGGCACCGGGTACCGTGCGCGACGCCTACGCCCTCCTACGCGCCGCCATCGAGGATCCGGATCCCGTGCTGTTCCTGGAGCACAAGCACCTCTACCGCCGCCTCAAGGACCAGTGGGAGGAACCGCCGGCGGCCCGCCTGGGCGAAGCCGCCCTGCGGAGGGACGGGGCGCGCGCCTGCGTCGTGACCTACGGCGCCGCCCAGCACGCGGCGCTGGAGGCCCTCGCCGATCTGGACGTGGCCGTCCTGGATCTCCGCACCCTGTGGCCCCTCGACGAGGAGGCCGTTGCGACGCTGGCGAAGCGCACCCACCGCGTCCTGGTGCTCACCGAGGCCAGCCTCAACTACGGCCCCGGCGCCGAACTGGCCGCGCGCATCGGCGAGACCTGCTTCGGCTGGCTGGACGCGCCGGTGATGCGCCTCGGCGCCGCGGACACCCCCGTCCCCGCAAGCTCTCCCCTGGAAGCCGCCTACCTCCCGGGTCCGGCGCAGATCCGCGCGGGCCTGGACCGCCTCCTGGCCTGGTGA
- a CDS encoding M4 family metallopeptidase — MATTKGRMALSFLTAALAAGALIARTPQETLRVDAAASRLLANRSQLGLDADNGFHLRDAHSDKLGQTHGHFAQLYKGVRVWGGDAITHIAKDGSELPLTNALHRAIQLNVNPSIEAGEALAAVQADLAPKGAYAYAPTSELVVYPETVEVVRPGRRRIDDANAEDLTREVLRFTLAYHVHTELENDQDGIKHTDYLVNAHTGAILKKWNALHTTAAVGTGKSQYNGTVSLPTNYTGSTYEMRDMTRGSGGSFGNNVVTNANHAADTSTTKGTIYTDADNTWGDSANYVEGSSTTAANGQTAAVDAMFGMMESWDFYKNVFGRNGIDGAGTATYSRVHIGNSYDNAFWSDTCFCMTYGDGSSFTTLTALDVAGHEMSHGVCARTANLTYSGESGGLNEANSDIFGTMIEFYSRGGSGATIGNTGGNWTIGEQLASTPLRYMYKPSLDGASPDAWSSTTKNLDVHYSSGPMNRCFYFLSQGATTSGNTSTTYLPSGMTGVGNDKAAAIWFRALSTYMTSSTNYAGARTAAISAVKDLYGAGSAEEQAVWNAFHGINVGNAWSGGSSDTTAPTVSASESGTSGTITFSATATDNVGVSKVEFYVDGVLKGTDTTSPYSITLDSTTLTNGSHSLVAKAYDAANNVGTSTTVTFTVSNSTGSTTYNEVESNNSLSSANVVADTITKIVGYMSTTSDIDYFKVNVQPSKSITVNMTGPSGVDYDLYFLNSSGTTLKSSLGSTATETVTYTNTSSTATVFYIKVIAYSGSSTTTPYNLALTR, encoded by the coding sequence ATGGCGACTACCAAGGGCCGTATGGCTCTGTCCTTCCTCACCGCGGCCCTCGCCGCCGGTGCCCTGATCGCCCGCACCCCGCAGGAGACCCTGCGCGTGGACGCCGCCGCCAGCCGCCTGCTGGCGAACCGCAGCCAGCTCGGCCTGGACGCCGACAACGGCTTCCACCTCCGGGACGCGCACTCGGACAAGCTGGGCCAGACCCACGGCCACTTCGCCCAGCTCTACAAGGGCGTGCGCGTGTGGGGCGGCGACGCGATCACGCACATCGCCAAGGACGGTTCCGAACTGCCCCTCACCAACGCCCTCCACCGCGCCATCCAGTTGAACGTGAACCCCTCCATCGAGGCCGGCGAGGCCCTGGCCGCCGTGCAGGCCGACCTGGCCCCCAAGGGCGCCTACGCCTACGCGCCCACCTCGGAACTGGTCGTGTATCCCGAGACCGTCGAGGTCGTCCGGCCCGGCCGCCGCCGCATCGACGACGCCAACGCCGAGGACCTGACCCGGGAAGTCCTCCGCTTCACCCTCGCCTACCACGTCCACACCGAACTCGAGAACGACCAGGACGGCATCAAGCACACCGACTACCTGGTGAATGCCCACACGGGCGCCATCCTCAAGAAGTGGAACGCCCTCCACACCACCGCCGCCGTCGGCACCGGCAAGAGCCAGTACAACGGCACGGTCTCGCTGCCCACGAACTACACCGGCAGCACCTACGAAATGCGCGACATGACGCGCGGCAGCGGCGGGAGCTTCGGGAACAACGTGGTCACCAACGCGAACCACGCGGCCGACACCTCCACCACGAAGGGCACCATCTATACCGACGCCGACAACACCTGGGGCGACAGCGCCAACTACGTGGAAGGCTCCTCCACCACCGCGGCCAACGGCCAGACCGCCGCCGTGGACGCCATGTTCGGCATGATGGAGTCCTGGGACTTCTACAAGAACGTCTTCGGGCGCAACGGCATCGATGGCGCCGGCACGGCCACCTACAGCCGCGTCCACATCGGCAACAGCTACGACAACGCCTTCTGGTCCGACACCTGCTTCTGCATGACCTACGGCGACGGCTCCAGCTTCACCACCCTCACCGCCCTCGACGTGGCCGGCCACGAGATGAGCCACGGCGTCTGCGCCCGCACCGCGAACCTCACCTACTCCGGCGAGTCGGGCGGCCTGAACGAGGCCAACTCCGACATCTTCGGCACGATGATCGAGTTCTATTCCCGCGGCGGATCGGGCGCCACCATCGGAAACACCGGCGGCAACTGGACCATCGGCGAGCAGCTGGCCTCCACGCCCCTCCGCTACATGTACAAGCCCAGCCTGGACGGCGCGAGCCCCGACGCCTGGTCCTCCACCACCAAGAACCTGGACGTCCACTACTCCAGCGGCCCCATGAACCGCTGCTTCTACTTCCTGAGCCAGGGCGCCACCACCAGCGGCAACACCAGCACCACCTACCTCCCCAGCGGGATGACGGGCGTGGGCAACGACAAGGCCGCCGCCATCTGGTTCCGCGCCCTCAGCACCTACATGACCTCCAGCACCAACTATGCCGGCGCCCGCACCGCCGCCATCAGCGCCGTGAAGGATCTCTACGGAGCCGGCAGCGCCGAAGAGCAGGCCGTGTGGAACGCCTTCCACGGCATCAACGTGGGCAATGCCTGGTCCGGCGGCAGCTCCGACACCACCGCCCCCACCGTCTCCGCCTCCGAATCCGGAACCAGCGGAACCATCACCTTCTCCGCCACCGCCACGGACAATGTCGGCGTGAGCAAGGTCGAGTTCTACGTGGACGGCGTGCTCAAGGGGACGGACACCACCAGCCCCTACAGCATCACCCTCGACAGCACCACCCTGACCAACGGCAGCCACAGCCTGGTGGCCAAGGCCTATGACGCCGCGAACAACGTGGGCACCAGCACCACCGTCACCTTCACGGTCAGCAACAGCACCGGCAGCACCACCTACAACGAGGTGGAGAGCAACAACAGCCTCAGCTCCGCCAACGTCGTGGCCGACACCATCACCAAGATCGTGGGCTACATGAGCACCACCTCGGACATCGACTACTTCAAGGTCAACGTCCAGCCCAGCAAGTCCATCACCGTGAACATGACGGGCCCCAGCGGCGTGGACTACGACCTCTACTTCCTCAACAGCAGCGGCACCACGCTGAAGAGCAGCCTGGGCTCCACCGCCACCGAGACCGTCACCTACACCAATACCTCGTCCACGGCGACGGTGTTCTACATCAAGGTGATCGCCTACAGCGGCTCCAGCACCACGACCCCCTACAACCTGGCGCTCACCCGCTGA
- a CDS encoding DNA repair protein RecN, which yields MLSSLRIQNLALVEDLSLEWGPGFTVLTGETGAGKSLLVDALSLLVGARGDAELVRHGADRATVEAVVEGRFEAWQAFLAERGLPDEQPVILRREVGSGRSRAWINGASCALADLKEAGRLWMRLTSQHDHQSLLGEERHLALIDEVLGIEPGLEAEAAAVREAESALRARRRSEADREARLERLAEFLADLEKLEPKPGEWAQLKADREPLRHAVHLEQAFREAAEALGAGLPKVELAHKSLVRAVAHWPDAVAEQDRLRSAALELEDLLALTQDQALRWAQAGADRIEAMEARLALYERLARRHRCEPEELAPLVQTLREEQRSLLAGDAPLKTLEAALDRVAESYRKAAEALHARRAAALPKLEGEVQKRLGRLGMKGARIQLRLSLAEEAGSPVHQAGRPVRVSAAGFSTLAIWIEPNPGEGFRPLARIASGGELSRLMLALVGAGLALGVGVKGGLTLVLDEVDAGLGGETALAVGRAVAELGRAHQVLAVTHLAQVAARADRHGRLRKETEGGRTRSALGWVAGEARHRELARLLSGHPDRVEALEHAKVLLEG from the coding sequence ATGCTCTCCTCCCTCCGCATCCAGAACCTGGCCTTGGTGGAGGATCTGTCGCTGGAATGGGGGCCGGGATTTACGGTGCTCACCGGCGAGACCGGGGCGGGCAAGTCGCTGCTGGTGGACGCGCTGTCGCTGCTGGTGGGCGCCCGCGGGGACGCGGAGCTGGTCCGCCACGGCGCGGACCGGGCCACGGTGGAGGCGGTGGTTGAAGGGCGCTTCGAGGCCTGGCAGGCCTTTCTCGCGGAGCGGGGCCTGCCCGACGAGCAGCCGGTGATCCTGCGCCGCGAGGTGGGATCCGGCCGGAGCCGGGCCTGGATCAACGGCGCGAGCTGCGCCCTGGCGGATCTGAAAGAAGCGGGCCGCCTGTGGATGCGGCTCACCAGCCAGCACGACCACCAGTCGCTGCTGGGCGAGGAGCGGCACCTGGCGCTGATCGACGAGGTGCTGGGGATCGAGCCCGGGCTGGAAGCCGAGGCCGCCGCGGTGCGCGAGGCGGAGAGCGCCCTCCGCGCCCGGCGGCGGAGCGAAGCCGACCGCGAGGCGCGGCTGGAGCGGCTGGCGGAATTCCTCGCGGACCTTGAGAAGCTGGAGCCCAAGCCCGGCGAATGGGCGCAGCTCAAGGCTGATCGCGAACCCCTGCGCCACGCCGTCCACCTGGAGCAGGCCTTCCGGGAGGCGGCGGAGGCGCTGGGCGCGGGGCTCCCCAAGGTGGAGCTGGCCCACAAGTCGCTGGTCCGGGCCGTCGCCCATTGGCCGGACGCGGTGGCAGAGCAGGATCGCCTCCGCTCCGCCGCCTTGGAGCTGGAGGATCTCCTGGCGCTGACCCAGGACCAGGCCCTTCGATGGGCCCAGGCGGGCGCGGACCGCATCGAGGCGATGGAGGCGCGGCTCGCCCTCTACGAGCGCCTCGCGCGTCGCCACCGCTGCGAACCGGAGGAGCTGGCGCCCCTGGTGCAGACGCTGCGCGAGGAGCAGCGGTCCCTCCTGGCGGGCGACGCGCCGCTGAAGACGCTGGAGGCGGCCCTGGACCGGGTGGCGGAGAGCTATCGGAAGGCGGCGGAGGCGCTGCACGCCCGGCGGGCGGCCGCCCTGCCGAAGCTGGAGGGAGAGGTTCAGAAGCGGCTGGGGCGCTTGGGCATGAAGGGCGCGCGGATCCAGCTCCGGCTTTCCCTCGCGGAGGAGGCCGGCAGTCCGGTCCATCAGGCGGGGCGGCCCGTGCGAGTTTCCGCGGCGGGCTTCTCGACCCTGGCCATCTGGATCGAGCCCAACCCCGGCGAGGGCTTCCGCCCCCTGGCCCGCATCGCCTCCGGCGGCGAATTGAGCCGGCTAATGCTGGCGCTGGTGGGCGCGGGATTGGCCCTCGGCGTGGGCGTCAAGGGCGGCCTGACGCTCGTCCTGGACGAAGTGGACGCGGGGCTGGGCGGAGAGACGGCCCTCGCCGTCGGCCGCGCCGTGGCAGAGTTGGGTCGAGCCCATCAGGTGCTGGCGGTCACCCACCTCGCCCAGGTGGCGGCCCGGGCGGACCGGCATGGCCGCCTGCGCAAGGAGACCGAAGGCGGCCGCACCCGCAGCGCCCTGGGTTGGGTGGCCGGAGAGGCGCGCCACCGGGAACTGGCCCGGCTCCTGTCCGGCCATCCCGACCGCGTCGAGGCCCTGGAGCACGCCAAGGTGCTGCTGGAAGGGTGA
- the atpH gene encoding ATP synthase F1 subunit delta has protein sequence MSNRLTARRYAKALLQIGDKQGNVAQLQQELETVAAAVESHSDLARLVASPLVLPRKKAEVFEAILAPAKVSETLRHFFRVVAEAGRLNLLPDLRRSFAELVDERAGIVEARVASAQPLTEAQSKALEASLAARTGKAVRLTWSLDPALLGGLKVQVGSTVLDASLQGQLRQLKNRLLSA, from the coding sequence GTGAGCAACCGCCTGACCGCCCGGCGCTACGCCAAGGCCCTCCTCCAGATCGGCGACAAGCAGGGCAACGTGGCCCAGCTTCAGCAGGAACTGGAGACGGTAGCCGCCGCCGTCGAATCCCATTCCGACCTCGCCCGTTTGGTCGCCTCTCCCCTGGTCCTGCCCCGGAAGAAGGCCGAGGTCTTCGAGGCCATCCTGGCCCCGGCCAAGGTGAGCGAGACGCTGCGCCACTTCTTCCGCGTGGTGGCGGAAGCCGGGCGGCTGAACCTCCTGCCCGACCTCCGCCGCTCCTTCGCGGAACTGGTGGACGAGCGGGCGGGGATCGTCGAGGCCCGCGTCGCCAGCGCCCAGCCCCTGACCGAAGCCCAGTCCAAGGCCCTGGAGGCCTCCCTGGCCGCGCGCACGGGCAAGGCGGTGCGCCTCACCTGGAGCCTGGATCCCGCCCTTCTCGGCGGACTGAAGGTCCAGGTGGGCTCCACCGTCCTGGACGCCTCGCTCCAGGGCCAGCTCCGCCAGCTCAAGAACCGGCTGCTTTCCGCCTAG
- a CDS encoding ATP synthase F0 subunit B encodes MTTLIRLSLSTGLAAALAFAPLGLSAQAHEAHPAAAEAHQAPAEGHAPHGEAAAGHAEGAHAEGAAHEAEGHAAGHHGPAMKLFGKEYGNLGAFVVQLLNFAIYGAALFFLLKGALSALFKARKEELETLLAQAERDKAEGEAQMRDMEAKMAGLEGELAGILSKAEADAETEKQRVLEAARAEAAQILAQAQAEIGFQKRQAEQELRALVAELAVEGAAKRLEAKLQGADAAHAIDRAIQQVGQQTGGIQ; translated from the coding sequence ATGACGACCCTGATCCGACTCTCCCTGTCCACTGGTCTGGCCGCCGCGCTGGCCTTCGCTCCCCTCGGGCTGTCGGCCCAGGCCCACGAGGCCCACCCGGCTGCCGCCGAAGCGCACCAGGCCCCTGCCGAGGGTCATGCTCCGCATGGGGAGGCCGCCGCGGGCCATGCCGAGGGAGCCCACGCTGAAGGAGCGGCCCACGAAGCGGAAGGCCACGCCGCCGGTCACCACGGCCCCGCGATGAAGCTGTTCGGCAAGGAATACGGGAACCTGGGCGCTTTCGTCGTCCAGCTTCTGAACTTCGCGATCTACGGCGCGGCGCTGTTCTTCCTGCTGAAGGGCGCGCTGTCCGCGCTCTTCAAGGCGCGCAAGGAGGAGCTGGAGACGCTGCTCGCCCAGGCGGAACGCGACAAGGCCGAAGGCGAAGCCCAGATGCGCGACATGGAAGCCAAGATGGCCGGGCTCGAGGGCGAGCTGGCGGGCATCCTGTCCAAGGCCGAGGCGGATGCGGAGACGGAGAAGCAGCGCGTGCTGGAGGCCGCCCGGGCCGAGGCCGCGCAGATCCTCGCGCAGGCCCAGGCCGAGATCGGATTCCAGAAGCGCCAGGCCGAGCAGGAGCTGCGGGCCCTGGTGGCCGAGCTGGCCGTGGAAGGCGCCGCCAAGCGGCTGGAAGCGAAGCTCCAGGGGGCCGACGCCGCCCACGCCATCGACCGCGCCATCCAGCAGGTCGGCCAGCAGACCGGAGGCATCCAGTGA
- a CDS encoding PLP-dependent cysteine synthase family protein, with amino-acid sequence MPYRKPSGSILEAIGNTPLVRLRRVVADLPVEAFAKLEFLNPMGSSKDRISKHMIEAAERDGRLKPGDTIIENSSGNTAMGLALMAIQKGYRLKVVVRDTISQEKLNQLLALGAEVHKVDTRLPPEHPDSYNNITPRLARELPHCFFPDQHGNRENNAAHYAGTGPEVWEQMEGRIDVFVAGAGTGGTVGGVGRYLKEKDPKIKVVAVDPVGSVFSPHFRGEKALKASPYRLEGLGDEFLIPTMEFDLIDEMLQVTDAQAFHHARRLVREEGVLGGGSSGAALWAVRQVAASLPPMDRPARIVTVFPDGAGRYLSSIFNDAWLAERGLLESEA; translated from the coding sequence ATGCCCTACCGGAAGCCCAGCGGCAGCATCCTGGAGGCCATCGGCAATACGCCGCTGGTCCGCCTGCGCCGCGTCGTCGCCGACCTGCCGGTGGAAGCCTTCGCCAAGCTCGAGTTCCTCAATCCCATGGGCAGCAGCAAGGACCGCATCTCGAAGCACATGATCGAAGCCGCGGAGCGGGACGGCCGCCTGAAGCCCGGCGACACCATCATCGAGAACTCCTCGGGCAACACCGCCATGGGCCTGGCGCTGATGGCGATCCAGAAGGGCTACCGCCTGAAGGTCGTGGTGCGGGACACCATCTCTCAGGAGAAGCTGAACCAGCTCCTGGCGCTGGGCGCCGAGGTCCACAAGGTGGACACCCGCCTGCCGCCGGAGCATCCGGACAGCTACAACAACATCACGCCGCGCCTCGCCCGGGAGCTGCCCCACTGCTTCTTCCCCGACCAGCACGGCAACCGCGAGAACAACGCCGCCCACTACGCCGGGACGGGACCGGAAGTCTGGGAGCAGATGGAGGGCCGCATCGACGTGTTCGTGGCGGGCGCCGGAACGGGCGGCACCGTGGGCGGCGTGGGCCGCTACCTCAAGGAGAAGGATCCGAAGATCAAGGTGGTGGCCGTGGATCCCGTGGGTTCCGTCTTCTCGCCCCATTTCCGCGGCGAGAAGGCTCTGAAGGCCAGCCCCTACCGGCTGGAGGGCCTCGGCGACGAGTTCCTGATCCCCACCATGGAGTTCGACCTCATCGACGAGATGCTCCAGGTGACGGACGCCCAGGCCTTCCACCACGCGCGGCGGCTGGTGCGCGAGGAGGGCGTCCTGGGCGGAGGCTCCAGCGGCGCGGCCCTGTGGGCGGTGCGCCAAGTGGCGGCGAGCCTGCCGCCCATGGACCGCCCGGCGCGCATCGTCACTGTTTTCCCCGACGGCGCCGGCCGCTACCTCAGCAGCATTTTCAACGACGCGTGGCTGGCCGAGCGGGGCCTGCTGGAGTCCGAAGCGTGA